The following are from one region of the Coffea eugenioides isolate CCC68of chromosome 2, Ceug_1.0, whole genome shotgun sequence genome:
- the LOC113760389 gene encoding uncharacterized protein LOC113760389 isoform X2: MANCPATVISDGGCFSFDRLVSLRRVLMETSRPRTQGYKSYDDEESYCPKLEAWRNRFETELKRFIEDDKKHEFVKLLRSQSDIAHKYFDEAGHPLSYFVLDYCLQYCALNCTEALLGGETGVTLNLDKLGTTPLHWAAMSLSPKLTKYCLKSGWHCDGKDDDGLQPLDCALLGLRDRVFWTREQSPYSLIFELTGEGMIEPTQTMRLLIENTSESNVSEIICRYGTEAKIVELAMLLIVSTDIKHIRVDNLYLPSNDVSSVDQLTLRQFVVNEIVMLENKLRNVVAVGSYNLAQCREMKKSMMSTLLLLEIFQRTGPEIGRAVRRTGQTYPSTPDAIGRVFEWSDFKLSSQETSYLLMSSFKLDLPADRVQPISEERLPGLHSYSQSGIPELDSFETMPNFGWDETDPEHQKLLPMRTVIEKLSSAASEWQWKPSESIFKLVMMLFLLKMKETWGIASSLAQSSEKINEIACCYAKEGKLIELSIILMMAREKVMRPIVFQIRGEKSHRSMTFLQFVNSELAQAIDLECRLTGRKTKLEEELKKLCKQRKLVMMSALGLLEIFEKAGAALQTYFWSERGNVQKERVIKEVSVLLSEAGFNLKEDIELHDPVDSWMEVEQQNEALQDPHTSSGMLTVDEMATERGCQMQHLTRLSYVFPCGFVETHGSCGGRPNDMRNFLFTRYPRECFNLPSGAQSFRAFWTSKDSKASYCTGFPKALEVQGGAVRGVVNSLVQKFPASKRFASVALAVIRHAA; the protein is encoded by the exons ATGGCCAACTGCCCCGCTACCGTGATAAGTGACGGAGGTTGCTTCTCCTTCGACCGCTTAGTCAGTTTAAGGAGGGTTTTGATGGAGACAAGTAGGCCTAGAACGCAG GGTTATAAATCCTATGATGATGAAGAGAGTTATTGTCCAAAATTG GAAGCTTGGAGGAATCGATTCGAAACGGAGCTTAAGCGTTTCATTGAAGATGATAAGAAGCATGAGTTTGTGAAGCTACTAAGGAGCCAATCTGATATAGCTCACAAGTATTTTGACGAAGCAGGCCATCCACTATCATATTTCGTTTTAGATTACTGCTTGCAGTATTGTGCACTTAATTGTACAGAAGCATTGCTTGGAGGGGAGACTGGTGTAACGCTGAATTTAGATAAACTTGGAACGACTCCACTCCATTGGGCAGCAATGTCATTATCTCCTAAATTAACAAAGTATTGTCTAAAATCTGGTTGGCACTGCGACGGAAAAGATGATGACGGTTTACAGCCTTTAGATTGTGCTCTTCTTGGATTAAG GGACAGGGTTTTTTGGACTCGAGAACAATCACCGTACTCGTTGATTTTTGAGCTTACTGGAGAGGGAATG ATTGAGCCGACCCAGACTATGAGGTTGCTGATAGAAAATACGTCTGAATCAAATGTTTCTGAAATCATTTGTCGTTATGGAACAGAAGCAAAAATAGTAGAGTTGGCCATGTTGCTTATAGTGTCGACAGATATAAAACATATCAGGGTTGACAATCTTTACTTGCCCAGTAATGATGTTTCCTCAGTGGATCAGTTGACCTTACGCCAATTTGTTGTCAATGAGATTGTAATGCTTGAAAACAAGTTGCGTAATGTTGTGGCGGTTGGCAGCTACAATTTGGCACAGTGCAGGGAAATGAAGAAATCAATGATGTCTACGTTGTTGTTACTTGAGATTTTTCAGAGGACTGGGCCTGAGATCGGACGGGCTGTTAGACGGACAGGTCAAACT TATCCCTCAACACCTGATGCTATTGGACGCGTGTTTGAATGGTCAGACTTTAAATTGAGCAGCCAAGAGActtcctatcttttgatgtcAAGCT TTAAGTTGGATCTACCAGCAGATAGAGTGCAACCTATTTCAG AGGAGCGTCTACCTGGACTCCACAGTTATTCCCAGTCTGGCATACCAGAGCTAGATTCCTTCGAGACAATG CCTAATTTTGGGTGGGATGAAACTGATCCCGAGCATCAGAAGCTACTTCCGATGCGCACTGTAATTGAAAAGTTAAG TTCTGCTGCAAGTGAATGGCAATGGAAACCAAGCGAATCCATATTTAAGTTGGTTATGatgcttttccttttgaaaatg AAAGAAACTTGGGGGATTGCTAGCTCACTTGCACAGAGCTCAGAGAAAATAAATGAGATTGCTTGCTGCTATGCCAAGGAGGGTAAACTGATTGAGTTGTCTATTATACTAATGATGGCAAGGGAGAAGGTCATGCGCCCAATTGTCTTTCAGATTAGGGGCGAGAAATCTCATAGGTCCATGACATTTCTACAGTTCGTCAATAGTGAATTGGCCCAAGCAATTGATCTGGAGTGCAGATTAACTGGAAGAAAGACAAAGCTAGAAGAAGAACTGAAAAAGCTATGCAAACAAAGGAAGTTGGTTATGATGTCTGCTCTTGGGCTGCTAGAAATTTTTGAGAAGGCTGGTGCTGCCCTTCAAACATACTTTTGGTCAGAGAGAGGAAAT GTGCAAAAGGAAAGAGTTATTAAAGAGGTCTCCGTGCTGCTATCAGAAGCTGGTTTCAACTTAAAAGAAGACATTGAACTGCATGATCCAGTTGACAG TTGGATGGAGGTTGAACAACAGAATGAGGCACTACAAGATCCACACACGAGTTCCGGTATGTTAACAGTTGATG AAATGGCTACAGAAAGAGGATGTCAAATGCAACACCTTACAAGGCTGTCTTATGTGTTTCCGTGTGGTTTTGTTGAGACACAT GGTTCATGTGGTGGTAGGCCCAATGACATGAGGAACTTTCTTTTCACACGATATCCAAGGGAGTGCTTTAATTTGCCATCTGGTGCCCAGTCTTTTCGTGCATTTTGGACATCAAAAGACAGTAAAGCCAGCTATTGTACTGGCTTTCCAAAAGCATTGGAGGTTCAAGGCGGTGCTGTGAGAGGAGTCGTCAATTCGCTCGTGCAGAAATTTCCAGCCAGCAAGCGTTTTGCCTCCGTTGCATTAGCAGTCATTAGACATGCTGCCTGA
- the LOC113760389 gene encoding uncharacterized protein LOC113760389 isoform X3 — MANCPATVISDGGCFSFDRLVSLRRVLMETSRPRTQGYKSYDDEESYCPKLEAWRNRFETELKRFIEDDKKHEFVKLLRSQSDIAHKYFDEAGHPLSYFVLDYCLQYCALNCTEALLGGETGVTLNLDKLGTTPLHWAAMSLSPKLTKYCLKSGWHCDGKDDDGLQPLDCALLGLRDRVFWTREQSPYSLIFELTGEGMIEPTQTMRLLIENTSESNVSEIICRYGTEAKIVELAMLLIVSTDIKHIRVDNLYLPSNDVSSVDQLTLRQFVVNEIVMLENKLRNVVAVGSYNLAQCREMKKSMMSTLLLLEIFQRTGPEIGRAVRRTGQTYPSTPDAIGRVFEWSDFKLSSQETSYLLMSSCMPISFKLDLPADRVQPISEERLPGLHSYSQSGIPELDSFETMPNFGWDETDPEHQKLLPMRTVIEKLSSAASEWQWKPSESIFKLVMMLFLLKMKETWGIASSLAQSSEKINEIACCYAKEGKLIELSIILMMAREKVMRPIVFQIRGEKSHRSMTFLQFVNSELAQAIDLECRLTGRKTKLEEELKKLCKQRKLVMMSALGLLEIFEKAGAALQTYFWSERGNVQKERVIKEVSVLLSEAGFNLKEDIELHDPVDSWMEVEQQNEALQDPHTSSEMATERGCQMQHLTRLSYVFPCGFVETHGSCGGRPNDMRNFLFTRYPRECFNLPSGAQSFRAFWTSKDSKASYCTGFPKALEVQGGAVRGVVNSLVQKFPASKRFASVALAVIRHAA; from the exons ATGGCCAACTGCCCCGCTACCGTGATAAGTGACGGAGGTTGCTTCTCCTTCGACCGCTTAGTCAGTTTAAGGAGGGTTTTGATGGAGACAAGTAGGCCTAGAACGCAG GGTTATAAATCCTATGATGATGAAGAGAGTTATTGTCCAAAATTG GAAGCTTGGAGGAATCGATTCGAAACGGAGCTTAAGCGTTTCATTGAAGATGATAAGAAGCATGAGTTTGTGAAGCTACTAAGGAGCCAATCTGATATAGCTCACAAGTATTTTGACGAAGCAGGCCATCCACTATCATATTTCGTTTTAGATTACTGCTTGCAGTATTGTGCACTTAATTGTACAGAAGCATTGCTTGGAGGGGAGACTGGTGTAACGCTGAATTTAGATAAACTTGGAACGACTCCACTCCATTGGGCAGCAATGTCATTATCTCCTAAATTAACAAAGTATTGTCTAAAATCTGGTTGGCACTGCGACGGAAAAGATGATGACGGTTTACAGCCTTTAGATTGTGCTCTTCTTGGATTAAG GGACAGGGTTTTTTGGACTCGAGAACAATCACCGTACTCGTTGATTTTTGAGCTTACTGGAGAGGGAATG ATTGAGCCGACCCAGACTATGAGGTTGCTGATAGAAAATACGTCTGAATCAAATGTTTCTGAAATCATTTGTCGTTATGGAACAGAAGCAAAAATAGTAGAGTTGGCCATGTTGCTTATAGTGTCGACAGATATAAAACATATCAGGGTTGACAATCTTTACTTGCCCAGTAATGATGTTTCCTCAGTGGATCAGTTGACCTTACGCCAATTTGTTGTCAATGAGATTGTAATGCTTGAAAACAAGTTGCGTAATGTTGTGGCGGTTGGCAGCTACAATTTGGCACAGTGCAGGGAAATGAAGAAATCAATGATGTCTACGTTGTTGTTACTTGAGATTTTTCAGAGGACTGGGCCTGAGATCGGACGGGCTGTTAGACGGACAGGTCAAACT TATCCCTCAACACCTGATGCTATTGGACGCGTGTTTGAATGGTCAGACTTTAAATTGAGCAGCCAAGAGActtcctatcttttgatgtcAAGCTGTATGCCAATTTCAT TTAAGTTGGATCTACCAGCAGATAGAGTGCAACCTATTTCAG AGGAGCGTCTACCTGGACTCCACAGTTATTCCCAGTCTGGCATACCAGAGCTAGATTCCTTCGAGACAATG CCTAATTTTGGGTGGGATGAAACTGATCCCGAGCATCAGAAGCTACTTCCGATGCGCACTGTAATTGAAAAGTTAAG TTCTGCTGCAAGTGAATGGCAATGGAAACCAAGCGAATCCATATTTAAGTTGGTTATGatgcttttccttttgaaaatg AAAGAAACTTGGGGGATTGCTAGCTCACTTGCACAGAGCTCAGAGAAAATAAATGAGATTGCTTGCTGCTATGCCAAGGAGGGTAAACTGATTGAGTTGTCTATTATACTAATGATGGCAAGGGAGAAGGTCATGCGCCCAATTGTCTTTCAGATTAGGGGCGAGAAATCTCATAGGTCCATGACATTTCTACAGTTCGTCAATAGTGAATTGGCCCAAGCAATTGATCTGGAGTGCAGATTAACTGGAAGAAAGACAAAGCTAGAAGAAGAACTGAAAAAGCTATGCAAACAAAGGAAGTTGGTTATGATGTCTGCTCTTGGGCTGCTAGAAATTTTTGAGAAGGCTGGTGCTGCCCTTCAAACATACTTTTGGTCAGAGAGAGGAAAT GTGCAAAAGGAAAGAGTTATTAAAGAGGTCTCCGTGCTGCTATCAGAAGCTGGTTTCAACTTAAAAGAAGACATTGAACTGCATGATCCAGTTGACAG TTGGATGGAGGTTGAACAACAGAATGAGGCACTACAAGATCCACACACGAGTTCCG AAATGGCTACAGAAAGAGGATGTCAAATGCAACACCTTACAAGGCTGTCTTATGTGTTTCCGTGTGGTTTTGTTGAGACACAT GGTTCATGTGGTGGTAGGCCCAATGACATGAGGAACTTTCTTTTCACACGATATCCAAGGGAGTGCTTTAATTTGCCATCTGGTGCCCAGTCTTTTCGTGCATTTTGGACATCAAAAGACAGTAAAGCCAGCTATTGTACTGGCTTTCCAAAAGCATTGGAGGTTCAAGGCGGTGCTGTGAGAGGAGTCGTCAATTCGCTCGTGCAGAAATTTCCAGCCAGCAAGCGTTTTGCCTCCGTTGCATTAGCAGTCATTAGACATGCTGCCTGA
- the LOC113760389 gene encoding uncharacterized protein LOC113760389 isoform X1: MANCPATVISDGGCFSFDRLVSLRRVLMETSRPRTQGYKSYDDEESYCPKLEAWRNRFETELKRFIEDDKKHEFVKLLRSQSDIAHKYFDEAGHPLSYFVLDYCLQYCALNCTEALLGGETGVTLNLDKLGTTPLHWAAMSLSPKLTKYCLKSGWHCDGKDDDGLQPLDCALLGLRDRVFWTREQSPYSLIFELTGEGMIEPTQTMRLLIENTSESNVSEIICRYGTEAKIVELAMLLIVSTDIKHIRVDNLYLPSNDVSSVDQLTLRQFVVNEIVMLENKLRNVVAVGSYNLAQCREMKKSMMSTLLLLEIFQRTGPEIGRAVRRTGQTYPSTPDAIGRVFEWSDFKLSSQETSYLLMSSCMPISFKLDLPADRVQPISEERLPGLHSYSQSGIPELDSFETMPNFGWDETDPEHQKLLPMRTVIEKLSSAASEWQWKPSESIFKLVMMLFLLKMKETWGIASSLAQSSEKINEIACCYAKEGKLIELSIILMMAREKVMRPIVFQIRGEKSHRSMTFLQFVNSELAQAIDLECRLTGRKTKLEEELKKLCKQRKLVMMSALGLLEIFEKAGAALQTYFWSERGNVQKERVIKEVSVLLSEAGFNLKEDIELHDPVDSWMEVEQQNEALQDPHTSSGMLTVDEMATERGCQMQHLTRLSYVFPCGFVETHGSCGGRPNDMRNFLFTRYPRECFNLPSGAQSFRAFWTSKDSKASYCTGFPKALEVQGGAVRGVVNSLVQKFPASKRFASVALAVIRHAA; the protein is encoded by the exons ATGGCCAACTGCCCCGCTACCGTGATAAGTGACGGAGGTTGCTTCTCCTTCGACCGCTTAGTCAGTTTAAGGAGGGTTTTGATGGAGACAAGTAGGCCTAGAACGCAG GGTTATAAATCCTATGATGATGAAGAGAGTTATTGTCCAAAATTG GAAGCTTGGAGGAATCGATTCGAAACGGAGCTTAAGCGTTTCATTGAAGATGATAAGAAGCATGAGTTTGTGAAGCTACTAAGGAGCCAATCTGATATAGCTCACAAGTATTTTGACGAAGCAGGCCATCCACTATCATATTTCGTTTTAGATTACTGCTTGCAGTATTGTGCACTTAATTGTACAGAAGCATTGCTTGGAGGGGAGACTGGTGTAACGCTGAATTTAGATAAACTTGGAACGACTCCACTCCATTGGGCAGCAATGTCATTATCTCCTAAATTAACAAAGTATTGTCTAAAATCTGGTTGGCACTGCGACGGAAAAGATGATGACGGTTTACAGCCTTTAGATTGTGCTCTTCTTGGATTAAG GGACAGGGTTTTTTGGACTCGAGAACAATCACCGTACTCGTTGATTTTTGAGCTTACTGGAGAGGGAATG ATTGAGCCGACCCAGACTATGAGGTTGCTGATAGAAAATACGTCTGAATCAAATGTTTCTGAAATCATTTGTCGTTATGGAACAGAAGCAAAAATAGTAGAGTTGGCCATGTTGCTTATAGTGTCGACAGATATAAAACATATCAGGGTTGACAATCTTTACTTGCCCAGTAATGATGTTTCCTCAGTGGATCAGTTGACCTTACGCCAATTTGTTGTCAATGAGATTGTAATGCTTGAAAACAAGTTGCGTAATGTTGTGGCGGTTGGCAGCTACAATTTGGCACAGTGCAGGGAAATGAAGAAATCAATGATGTCTACGTTGTTGTTACTTGAGATTTTTCAGAGGACTGGGCCTGAGATCGGACGGGCTGTTAGACGGACAGGTCAAACT TATCCCTCAACACCTGATGCTATTGGACGCGTGTTTGAATGGTCAGACTTTAAATTGAGCAGCCAAGAGActtcctatcttttgatgtcAAGCTGTATGCCAATTTCAT TTAAGTTGGATCTACCAGCAGATAGAGTGCAACCTATTTCAG AGGAGCGTCTACCTGGACTCCACAGTTATTCCCAGTCTGGCATACCAGAGCTAGATTCCTTCGAGACAATG CCTAATTTTGGGTGGGATGAAACTGATCCCGAGCATCAGAAGCTACTTCCGATGCGCACTGTAATTGAAAAGTTAAG TTCTGCTGCAAGTGAATGGCAATGGAAACCAAGCGAATCCATATTTAAGTTGGTTATGatgcttttccttttgaaaatg AAAGAAACTTGGGGGATTGCTAGCTCACTTGCACAGAGCTCAGAGAAAATAAATGAGATTGCTTGCTGCTATGCCAAGGAGGGTAAACTGATTGAGTTGTCTATTATACTAATGATGGCAAGGGAGAAGGTCATGCGCCCAATTGTCTTTCAGATTAGGGGCGAGAAATCTCATAGGTCCATGACATTTCTACAGTTCGTCAATAGTGAATTGGCCCAAGCAATTGATCTGGAGTGCAGATTAACTGGAAGAAAGACAAAGCTAGAAGAAGAACTGAAAAAGCTATGCAAACAAAGGAAGTTGGTTATGATGTCTGCTCTTGGGCTGCTAGAAATTTTTGAGAAGGCTGGTGCTGCCCTTCAAACATACTTTTGGTCAGAGAGAGGAAAT GTGCAAAAGGAAAGAGTTATTAAAGAGGTCTCCGTGCTGCTATCAGAAGCTGGTTTCAACTTAAAAGAAGACATTGAACTGCATGATCCAGTTGACAG TTGGATGGAGGTTGAACAACAGAATGAGGCACTACAAGATCCACACACGAGTTCCGGTATGTTAACAGTTGATG AAATGGCTACAGAAAGAGGATGTCAAATGCAACACCTTACAAGGCTGTCTTATGTGTTTCCGTGTGGTTTTGTTGAGACACAT GGTTCATGTGGTGGTAGGCCCAATGACATGAGGAACTTTCTTTTCACACGATATCCAAGGGAGTGCTTTAATTTGCCATCTGGTGCCCAGTCTTTTCGTGCATTTTGGACATCAAAAGACAGTAAAGCCAGCTATTGTACTGGCTTTCCAAAAGCATTGGAGGTTCAAGGCGGTGCTGTGAGAGGAGTCGTCAATTCGCTCGTGCAGAAATTTCCAGCCAGCAAGCGTTTTGCCTCCGTTGCATTAGCAGTCATTAGACATGCTGCCTGA